In Bombina bombina isolate aBomBom1 chromosome 6, aBomBom1.pri, whole genome shotgun sequence, a single genomic region encodes these proteins:
- the E2F7 gene encoding transcription factor E2F7 isoform X1, translating to MEMAGCLTLKDLISTRKSKVDPVIDLRSSQKENMFDRFKVSPRVSLKSEPIDLSKQKGFTPERIPITPVKSVDRPQEPWTPTANLKMLISVASPEIRDWEKKKELFRPIENKEQEVVPCSQQFEVVDDIDELEKRPSRKQKSLGLLCQKFLARYPSHPLSTEKTAISLDEAAASLGVERRRIYDIVNVLESLQLVSRVAKNQYCWHGQHNLQQTLKNLQRIGEQQKYDAQIAYQQRDMSFETKNGEWRKESTGDGQNMYLLELSEVDGPSASASSRKDKSLRIMSQKFVMLFLASSTKIITLEIAAKILIEESQDVADHSKFKTKVRRLYDIANVLTSLGLIKKVHVTEERGRKPAFKWIGPTDFMDNHVDQRIDVTPTSSPNYKREANILFAASGNTKERLSRHSSFNKPPSSNNVKRKVCSEPSSPHKAPNVCMEACDSYSSKMAHLAAVCRQKIEEDSTNQNLSHKNTVLQNASHLPFSVVVPIDSEYCLTPVVHQGSSTAQNVTNGQSAAMPNSHPGAELSNHTLVPNQPYMYLPSSVFMLCGKLGEESVPSAEEHPTEESSVVASATTDLKHTAISEDEMPTKRPRIAMGGFPHSFVPERFVSSNSCESLCREDEKVIPNGNLHRGVSDNEVLGDTFQISKIGLQENQKSTVLPPYFYVTPAAGLNGFNFFLPSSQTASTVSPSQLASLKIPCMVVPSSSSPGYPLFCSPAVPNSTVPSPVGMNLNLPAMTSATPLIIGAQPMVSRKVSEYSPDLPHNLSTEPILKTQKSPTPLTPKNVRPAHRDAFFKTPGDAGVPSFVRKSEGAHFSSVQRRLEISSSAGE from the exons ATGGAAATGGCAGGGTGTTTAACGCTGAAGGATCTAATCAGCACAAGAAAATCTAAAGTGGATCCAGTAATTGATTTAAGGAGTTCACAGAAG GAAAATATGTTTGATCGATTCAAAGTAAGTCCGAGAGTTTCATTAAAAAGTGAGCCAATTGATCTATCAAAACAAAAAGGCTTCACCCCAGAAAGAATCCCCATCACCCCTGTCAAGTCAGTGGACAGACCTCAAGAGCCCTGGACTCCAACAGCTAACCTCAAGATGCTAATTAGTGTTGCAAGTCCAGAAATACGGGACTGGGAGAAGAAAAAAGAGCTATTTCGACCAATTGAAAATAAAGAGCAAGAAGTTGTTCCTTGTTCCCAACAG TTTGAAGTTGTTGATGACATTGACGAGTTGGAAAAGAGGCCTAGTAGAAAGCAGAAAAGTTTGGGACTTTTGTGCCAGAAGTTTTTGGCTCGATATCCCAGCCATCCCTTGTCAACAGAGAAGACTGCTATATCTCTGGATGAAGCAGCTGCTAGTCTTG GGGTGGAGCGTAGGCGTATCTATGACATTGTGAATGTACTGGAGTCACTTCAGTTAGTCAGCCGTGTGGCAAAGAATCAATATTGCTGGCATGGGCAGCACAACCTGCAACAGACTCTAAAAAACTTGCAACGGATTGGAGAGCAACAAAAGTATGATGCACAGATCGCTTATCAGCAGAGAGATATGAGCTTTGAAACCAAAAATGGGGAATGGAGGAAAGAATCCACAGGAGATGGGCAAAATATGTATCTTCTAGAACTGTCTGAAGTAGACGGTCCTTCTG CATCTGCAAGTAGCCGCAAAGATAAATCACTGCGTATTATGAGCCAGAAGTTTGTTATGCTCTTTCTTGCATCCAGTACCAAGATAATCACTCTTGAGATAGCCGCAAAAATACTAATTGAGGAGAGCCAAGATGTAGCAGATCACAGCAAGTTTAAAA CAAAAGTACGTAGGCTTTATGACATTGCAAATGTGTTGACAAGCCTGGGACTTATAAAGAAGGTGCATGTTACAGAAGAGAGAGGACGAAAACCTGCATTCAAGTGGATTGGGCCAACAGATTTTATGGATAACCATG TAGATCAGCGGATTGACGTTACACCAACCTCATCTCCAAACTATAAGAGAGAAGCCAACATCCTGTTCGCTGCATCTGGCAATACCAAAGAGAGATTGTCTCGTCACTCGTCCTTCAACAAGCCTCCGTCTTCTAACAATGTGAAGAGGAAGGTCTGCTCTGAACCCAGCAGTCCCCACAAGGCACCCAATG TATGCATGGAAGCTTGTGACTCCTACTCATCAAAGATGGCACATTTGGCAGCAGTATGCAGACAGAAGATTGAAGAAGATTCAAC GAACCAGAATCTGTCACATAAGAATACAGTATTACAAAATGCCAGCCATCTCCCTTTCTCAGTTGTTGTTCCAATAGATTCTGAATACTGTCTGACACCTGTGGTTCATCAAGGATCATCTACAGCCCAAAATGTTACAAATGGACAGTCTGCTGCTATGCCCAATTCCCACCCTGGTGCAGAACTAAGCAATCATACCCTAGTCCCTAACCAGCCATACATGTACCTCCCCTCTTCTGTATTCATGCTTTGTGGTAAACTTGGAGAAGAGTCTGTGCCAAGTGCAGAAGAACATCCTACTGAAGAAAGCTCAGTAGTTGCATCTGCAACCACAgatttgaagcatactgcaatatCTGAGGATGAAATGCCCACAAAGCGACCGAGAATTGCCATGGGTGGTTTCCCACATTCTTTTGTACCAGAACGG tttGTCAGTTCTAACTCTTGTGAGAGCCTTTGTAGAGAAGATGAAAAAGTAATCCCCAATGGTAATCTGCACAGAGGTGTGAGTGACAACGAAGTTCTGGGAGATACCTTTCAAATCAGTAAAATAGGTCTTCAGGAAAACCAGAAATCAACTGTTTTACCACCATACTTCTATGTTACCCCAGCAGCAG gACTGAATGGCTTCAACTTCTTTCTTCCCTCAAGTCAAACTGCAAGTACTGTGTCTCCAAGTCAGTTGGCATCTCTGAAAATTCCCTGTATGGTTGTGCCATCATCATCCTCGCCAGGATATCCTCTGTTCTGCTCTCCAGCTGTTCCCAATAGCACTGTACCTAGCCCAGTTGGAATGAATTTAAACCTACCTGCCATGACTTCAGCTACACCTCTGATTATTGGCGCCCAACCAATGGTATCTCGGAAAGTATCTGAGTATTCTCCAGATTTGCCTCATAATCTTTCAACAGAGCCTATCCTTAAAACTCAGAAG TCGCCAACGCCGCTAACTCCAAAAAACGTCCGTCCAGCTCACAGGGATGCATTCTTCAAAACTCCTGGAGATGCTGGAGTTCCATCATTTGTTCGGAAAAGTGAAGGGGCGCATTTCAGCTCTGTGCAGAGAAGACTGGAAATTAGCAGCAGTGCTGGAGAATGA
- the E2F7 gene encoding transcription factor E2F7 isoform X2, with the protein MEMAGCLTLKDLISTRKSKVDPVIDLRSSQKENMFDRFKVSPRVSLKSEPIDLSKQKGFTPERIPITPVKSVDRPQEPWTPTANLKMLISVASPEIRDWEKKKELFRPIENKEQEVVPCSQQFEVVDDIDELEKRPSRKQKSLGLLCQKFLARYPSHPLSTEKTAISLDEAAASLGVERRRIYDIVNVLESLQLVSRVAKNQYCWHGQHNLQQTLKNLQRIGEQQKYDAQIAYQQRDMSFETKNGEWRKESTGDGQNMYLLELSEVDGPSASASSRKDKSLRIMSQKFVMLFLASSTKIITLEIAAKILIEESQDVADHSKFKTKVRRLYDIANVLTSLGLIKKVHVTEERGRKPAFKWIGPTDFMDNHDQRIDVTPTSSPNYKREANILFAASGNTKERLSRHSSFNKPPSSNNVKRKVCSEPSSPHKAPNVCMEACDSYSSKMAHLAAVCRQKIEEDSTNQNLSHKNTVLQNASHLPFSVVVPIDSEYCLTPVVHQGSSTAQNVTNGQSAAMPNSHPGAELSNHTLVPNQPYMYLPSSVFMLCGKLGEESVPSAEEHPTEESSVVASATTDLKHTAISEDEMPTKRPRIAMGGFPHSFVPERFVSSNSCESLCREDEKVIPNGNLHRGVSDNEVLGDTFQISKIGLQENQKSTVLPPYFYVTPAAGLNGFNFFLPSSQTASTVSPSQLASLKIPCMVVPSSSSPGYPLFCSPAVPNSTVPSPVGMNLNLPAMTSATPLIIGAQPMVSRKVSEYSPDLPHNLSTEPILKTQKSPTPLTPKNVRPAHRDAFFKTPGDAGVPSFVRKSEGAHFSSVQRRLEISSSAGE; encoded by the exons ATGGAAATGGCAGGGTGTTTAACGCTGAAGGATCTAATCAGCACAAGAAAATCTAAAGTGGATCCAGTAATTGATTTAAGGAGTTCACAGAAG GAAAATATGTTTGATCGATTCAAAGTAAGTCCGAGAGTTTCATTAAAAAGTGAGCCAATTGATCTATCAAAACAAAAAGGCTTCACCCCAGAAAGAATCCCCATCACCCCTGTCAAGTCAGTGGACAGACCTCAAGAGCCCTGGACTCCAACAGCTAACCTCAAGATGCTAATTAGTGTTGCAAGTCCAGAAATACGGGACTGGGAGAAGAAAAAAGAGCTATTTCGACCAATTGAAAATAAAGAGCAAGAAGTTGTTCCTTGTTCCCAACAG TTTGAAGTTGTTGATGACATTGACGAGTTGGAAAAGAGGCCTAGTAGAAAGCAGAAAAGTTTGGGACTTTTGTGCCAGAAGTTTTTGGCTCGATATCCCAGCCATCCCTTGTCAACAGAGAAGACTGCTATATCTCTGGATGAAGCAGCTGCTAGTCTTG GGGTGGAGCGTAGGCGTATCTATGACATTGTGAATGTACTGGAGTCACTTCAGTTAGTCAGCCGTGTGGCAAAGAATCAATATTGCTGGCATGGGCAGCACAACCTGCAACAGACTCTAAAAAACTTGCAACGGATTGGAGAGCAACAAAAGTATGATGCACAGATCGCTTATCAGCAGAGAGATATGAGCTTTGAAACCAAAAATGGGGAATGGAGGAAAGAATCCACAGGAGATGGGCAAAATATGTATCTTCTAGAACTGTCTGAAGTAGACGGTCCTTCTG CATCTGCAAGTAGCCGCAAAGATAAATCACTGCGTATTATGAGCCAGAAGTTTGTTATGCTCTTTCTTGCATCCAGTACCAAGATAATCACTCTTGAGATAGCCGCAAAAATACTAATTGAGGAGAGCCAAGATGTAGCAGATCACAGCAAGTTTAAAA CAAAAGTACGTAGGCTTTATGACATTGCAAATGTGTTGACAAGCCTGGGACTTATAAAGAAGGTGCATGTTACAGAAGAGAGAGGACGAAAACCTGCATTCAAGTGGATTGGGCCAACAGATTTTATGGATAACCATG ATCAGCGGATTGACGTTACACCAACCTCATCTCCAAACTATAAGAGAGAAGCCAACATCCTGTTCGCTGCATCTGGCAATACCAAAGAGAGATTGTCTCGTCACTCGTCCTTCAACAAGCCTCCGTCTTCTAACAATGTGAAGAGGAAGGTCTGCTCTGAACCCAGCAGTCCCCACAAGGCACCCAATG TATGCATGGAAGCTTGTGACTCCTACTCATCAAAGATGGCACATTTGGCAGCAGTATGCAGACAGAAGATTGAAGAAGATTCAAC GAACCAGAATCTGTCACATAAGAATACAGTATTACAAAATGCCAGCCATCTCCCTTTCTCAGTTGTTGTTCCAATAGATTCTGAATACTGTCTGACACCTGTGGTTCATCAAGGATCATCTACAGCCCAAAATGTTACAAATGGACAGTCTGCTGCTATGCCCAATTCCCACCCTGGTGCAGAACTAAGCAATCATACCCTAGTCCCTAACCAGCCATACATGTACCTCCCCTCTTCTGTATTCATGCTTTGTGGTAAACTTGGAGAAGAGTCTGTGCCAAGTGCAGAAGAACATCCTACTGAAGAAAGCTCAGTAGTTGCATCTGCAACCACAgatttgaagcatactgcaatatCTGAGGATGAAATGCCCACAAAGCGACCGAGAATTGCCATGGGTGGTTTCCCACATTCTTTTGTACCAGAACGG tttGTCAGTTCTAACTCTTGTGAGAGCCTTTGTAGAGAAGATGAAAAAGTAATCCCCAATGGTAATCTGCACAGAGGTGTGAGTGACAACGAAGTTCTGGGAGATACCTTTCAAATCAGTAAAATAGGTCTTCAGGAAAACCAGAAATCAACTGTTTTACCACCATACTTCTATGTTACCCCAGCAGCAG gACTGAATGGCTTCAACTTCTTTCTTCCCTCAAGTCAAACTGCAAGTACTGTGTCTCCAAGTCAGTTGGCATCTCTGAAAATTCCCTGTATGGTTGTGCCATCATCATCCTCGCCAGGATATCCTCTGTTCTGCTCTCCAGCTGTTCCCAATAGCACTGTACCTAGCCCAGTTGGAATGAATTTAAACCTACCTGCCATGACTTCAGCTACACCTCTGATTATTGGCGCCCAACCAATGGTATCTCGGAAAGTATCTGAGTATTCTCCAGATTTGCCTCATAATCTTTCAACAGAGCCTATCCTTAAAACTCAGAAG TCGCCAACGCCGCTAACTCCAAAAAACGTCCGTCCAGCTCACAGGGATGCATTCTTCAAAACTCCTGGAGATGCTGGAGTTCCATCATTTGTTCGGAAAAGTGAAGGGGCGCATTTCAGCTCTGTGCAGAGAAGACTGGAAATTAGCAGCAGTGCTGGAGAATGA